A stretch of the Arachis stenosperma cultivar V10309 chromosome 6, arast.V10309.gnm1.PFL2, whole genome shotgun sequence genome encodes the following:
- the LOC130932537 gene encoding SUMO-activating enzyme subunit 1A-like produces MDGDGEELTAQETALYDRQIRVWGADAQRRLSKAHVLVYGMKGTIAEFCKNIVLAGVGSLTLIDDRIASEEAFSSNFLIPPDENVYGGKTLAQLCCDSLKDFNPMVRVSVQKGDLSSFDVEFFNNFDVVVVSSCSLPAKKLANEKCRKISKRVAFYTVDCRDSCGEIFVDLQDYKYSKKKLEETIECHLRYPSFEEALSVPWRELPRKTSKLYFAMRVIEKFEEAEGRSAGEVSVADLPGVLKLKKELCTEQSLNESHVPDTLLERLVTSTLEFPPVCAIIGGILGQEVIKAISGKGDPLKNFFFFDAFDGKGIIENISNSNA; encoded by the exons ATGGACGGCGACGGCGAGGAGTTGACGGCGCAGGAGACCGCCTTGTATGACCGTCAGATTCGCGTTTGGGGAGCTGATGCTCAACGAAG ACTAAGCAAAGCTCACGTCCTAGTCTATGGCATGAAAGGAACCATAGCTGAG TTTTGTAAGAATATTGTTCTTGCTGGGGTGGGGAGTCTTACCTTAATAGATGATCGGATTGCCTCTGAAGAAGCCTTCTCATCCAACTTTCTCATCCCTCCGGATGAGAATGTCTATGGTGGCAAGACCCTTGCTCAGCTTTGTTGTGATTCCCTTAAAGACTTCAATCCTATGGTTCGTGTTTCCGTCCAGAAAG GTGATTTGTCAAGTTTCGATGTAGAATTCTTCAACAACTTCGATGTTGTTGTTGTCAGTTCTTGCTCGCTTCCAGCCAAG AAATTGGCCAACGAGAAATGCCGCAAGATATCGAAACGAGTAGCATTTTATACTGTTGACTGTAGGGATTCTTGTGGTGAAATATTTGTTGATCTGCAGGACTATAAGTATTCGAAG AAAAAACTGGAGGAAACTATTGAATGCCACCTACGATATCCATCTTTTGAG GAAGCATTATCAGTACCTTGGAGGGAACTTCCTAGGAAAACATCAAAGCTGTACTTTGCTATGAGAG TAATTGAAAAGTTTGAAGAGGCTGAAGGCCGTAGTGCAGGAGAAGTTTCTGTTGCAGATCTTCCTGGAGTTCTGAAGTTGAAAAAAGAGCTTTGTACTGAGCAA TCTCTGAATGAATCTCATGTACCTGATACACTTCTAGAAAGATTGGTAACAAGTACACTAGAGTTTCCACCAGTCTGTGCTATTATTGGGGGAATCCTTGGGCAG GAGGTTATCAAGGCAATATCTGGGAAAGGAGATCCTCTCaagaattttttcttttttgatgcTTTTGATGGGAAGGGAATTATTGAGAACATTTCCAATTCAAATGCTTGA
- the LOC130936675 gene encoding protein AUXIN RESPONSE 4, translated as MAIIKEEEEETEPQPQSSKKKIPPPKPRKPKSQPQSQSSPFSFFFYFTLSLSLIILYFLFFSSSLSSQDTKSWFLSLPTSVCHHYNNGRTVKVQPLPNHSPIELFTIQEPSPSPSPSPSTVSENILIVHGFGLSSYSYRHVLHSLASKGVRALAIDLPGNGFSDKSMEVTVEGINGVLGRFWYVYSEIKEKGVFWAFDQMVETGQIPYEEILARMSKRKVSKPIDLGPQEMGKVLGQVIDSLGLAPVHLLLHDSALGFTAPWISQNSHLVRSVTLVDPVSSTSGALPICVLEYPVVREVVLGFSLAFAKIVNMCCSKRIRVADADAQRLLLKGRDGEKAVVAIGKKLNYSFDIAEWGGSENLKTVPMQVLWSSGWSKEWSDEGNRVARALPQANFVTHSGGRWPQEDAPDEIAEKISEFILSLPKSVRKVEEEPIPEHIQKMFDEAKSGDHDHIHHHHHHHDHDHHIDAHVHGAEYMDAYGLGEGHHHGL; from the exons ATGGCGAtcataaaagaagaagaagaagaaacagagCCACAACCACAATCATCGAAgaagaagatcccaccacccaaacccCGCAAACCCAAATCACAACCCCAATCTCAATCTTCCCcattctctttcttcttctactttactctttctctctccctcaTCATCCTCtacttcctcttcttctcttcttctctctcctcCCAAGACACCAAATCATGGTTCCTCAGCTTACCCACCTCCGTCTGCCACCACTACAACAATGGCCGCACCGTCAAGGTCCAACCACTTCCCAATCACTCCCCCATTGAACTGTTCACCATCCAAGAACCTTCACCTTCACCTTCACCTTCCCCTTCCACCGTTTCCGAGAACATCCTCATCGTTCACGGTTTCGGACTCAGCTCATATTCTTACCGCCATGTTTTACACTCTCTTGCCTCAAAGGGAGTTCGCGCGCTTGCAATTGATCTACCGGGAAATGGTTTCTCGGATAAGTCAATGGAAGTTACCGTTGAAGGGATCAATGGGGTTCTAGGGAGGTTTTGGTATGTGTACagtgaaatcaaggaaaagggagtgttttgggcgtttgatCAGATGGTAGAAACTGGTCAGATTCCATATGAAGAGATTCTAGCTCGCATGTCAAAGAGGAAAGTGTCTAAGCCTATTGATTTAGGGCCTCAAGAGATGGGTAAGGTTTTGGGGCAAGTCATTGATTCTTTGGGTCTTGCTCCTGTTCACTTGCTTCTGCATGATTCAGCTTTGGGATTCACTGCTCCTTGGATCTCTCAGAATTCTCACTTG GTAAGGAGTGTGACCCTTGTTGATCCTGTATCCTCAACTTCAGGAGCTCTCCCTATTTGTGTTCTGGAATACCCTGTGGTTAGAGAAGTGGTTTTGGGGTTCTCCTTGGCCTTTGCAAAGATAGTGAACATGTGCTGTTCCAAGAGGATTAGAGTTGCGGATGCGGATGCACAGAGGTTGCTGTTGAAGGGCAGGGATGGAGAAAAGGCAGTTGTCGCTATTGGGAAGAAGCTAAATTATAGCTTTGATATTGCAGAATGGGGTGGTTCAGAGAACCTGAAAACTGTGCCAATGCAAGTGCTGTGGTCTTCTGGTTGGTCTAAGGAATGGAGTGATGAGGGTAATCGAGTCGCTCGTGCTCTTCCACAGGCAAATTTTGTCACACATTCTGGAGGACGGTGGCCTCAG GAGGATGCGCCGGATGAGATAGCTGAAAAGATTTCTGAGTTTATCTTGTCACTACCAAAATCTGTGAGGAAAGTTGAGGAAGAACCCATCCCAGAACACATACAAAAGATGTTTGACGAAGCAAAAAGTGGTGATCATGATCATATACACCATCACCATCATCACCACGATCATGATCACCATATCGATGCTCACGTCCATGGAGCCGAATATATGGACGCATATGGGCTTGGTGAGGGACATCATCATGGTTTGTGA
- the LOC130936547 gene encoding uncharacterized protein LOC130936547, which produces MFRMTTVIWSLTRWSMQKMILMSMIMARRMRKNKEKRKKMERKEQLRKTKVDGIMMRWNTLRYKCPKSERERDVYDKFGYTYQNREQNNEYIGIHPRLKAKIKGVFVLQFNDKTILCCIIWQGFTLLTQS; this is translated from the exons ATGTTTCGGATGACTACTGTGATATGGAGCTTGACGAG ATGGAGCATGCAAAAGATGATTTTGATGTCAATGATTATGGCGAGGAGGATGAGAAAGAACaaggagaagaggaagaagatggaGAGGAAAGAACAATTGAGGAAGACCAAAGTGGATGGAATAATGATGAGATGGAACACCTTGAGATACAAATGTCCCAAATCAG agagagaaagagatgtaTATGACAAGTTTGGCTACACCTATCAGAATAGAGAACAGAATAATGAATATATAG GGATTCACCCTCGACTTAAAGCTAAGATCAAAGGTGTATTTGTGCTGCAGTTTAATGACAAGACTATTTTATGTTGTATTATCTGGCAAGGGTTTACACTATTGACACAATCTTAA